ACCTGCAGTATGAGTCTGACAGTGTTTCTCTCCTGCAGCTCACATGGAAAActccagagaggaagagagacgagTGCAATTTCAAAGGCAAAGACCTGCAGGCAAGTGAGCTGCTCAAGAAACTCAACTCAGATGGCTCAAACTGTATTTACATGACTGAAGGTTAGCCACATTGGTCAAGTTGACCATTGTTGCATGGCACTTTGGAAACAGACCCAGGGCAGAACCCTGGAAATTTCCTGTCAAGTGGTAACTTTCCATTCCAACAATGGATTTTTCCCTTCCTCTTAAACAAACTTTTCCTCCACTATCACTTTTATAAGTAAACACACAGACCTAGAACCTTGTTAGCAGGGAACACATTAGCAGGAGGAATCGgtgtttgttttgcatattGACAACATCTCAGAATTGCTGAATGataaagtaaattttgcattttaataatATAATTTGTAATACAAATACTCAATACTGAAGTGGGGAAATTAATTTCCGACCATTTGTCATTAAAtaattttctgtgtttctaatACAGACGGATTGCTTCAACTACATCAAGATTTTACTGCGCATGAACAGCActcatctgtatgtgtgtggaacCTACGCCTTCAGTCCCACCTGTGCTTACATAGTAAGTTTTTTTTAGGAAATAGTcacatctgctgcagtgacCTGCTGTGGACAAAGGTTGTTTggatcttcttttttttttttttagccctgATGCAGGACTTTATACAAAGCTTTCATTTATTAGATTCTAGAGGAAGAGCATGCATGCTGCTTCCTGCCTCTCAGCTCACTTAGCCGTCTGGCTGAGTCCCATGTCCAGCTAGATACAatattactgtatgtgcatTATTTTATTACCTCCTGTGCCAAAGGGAAATGGACCAAAATATTTAATGCATGTAATCAGATTATATAAGAATCAACCCAGTTTGCAATCATTTTCTACAGATCTTTTATAGCCTCTCAGAACAATCTACAACAAACATACAGACGACCTGTGcctcagactgactgactgccttCTCActgtgggacagacagacagacagtggtgACTGCCAGAGGTTACAGCTCTATTTTTTAACTAAGCATGAGacatttgatgtttgtttgtgtcctccAGAAAACTGCAGACTTCTCACTCGCCAAGAGTGATACTGGTGAGATTGTTACAGAGGATGGACGAAGCCGCTGCCCCTTCAACCCTGAATACAGATCTACTGCCATCATTGCTGGTAGGTCCCAGAATGGCTGTCAGCTGTCGATAAAGTCAAGCTGTGTTTACTTTTTTTGATTTATAGAAGCCACTGTGGGAATAAGTAAAGTAACTAGACACAGGTGGTTGATATGGAGACAAATTGGGGCATAACCTCTGGATTTCATTACCATGTGTTACACCGAAGCCCATTACCTCGAGGTAAACACTGTGATTATGCTGGTCTTCTTCGTTGTGTTGCAGATGGAGAACTGTATGCCGGTACAGTCAGTAATTTCCAAGGAAATGAACCCATCATTTTCAAGAGTCTGAGCCAAGGAACTGctctaaaaacagaaaactcacTCAACTGGCTTCAAGGTACAAATGTTTGACTGGAAGTCATTATATTTTCAGATGATAAAAGTTACAtatgttatttattattatcaaaacTGCCAGACATGCTGTCTGAGAACTCTAGAATCTGACACCCTTAAAGATTGTGTAGATGAAATATGTTTACCTACCAGTCCCTGATGGACTTGCATTTTCCATGTAGTGTGTTGATGTCAGAGGGAGTAGGGACGTCTGTCCCTGGATGCCTGAGTTTCACACTCTGGGCTGACAGTattgttcatgttgtttttccttcagACCCAGCCTTTGTTGGCTCTGCCTACATACAGGAGAGCCTACCCAAGGGTAACCTCGTGGGCGATGATGATAAGATTTACTTCTTCTTCAGTGAAGCAGGAAAGGAGTTTGATTTCTTTGACAACACCATTGTGTCACGCATTGCTCGTGTGTGTAAGGTGAGTGCTGCTTAAAGGCAGATAGTCCATCTAAAGGTTCCTTTTTTCCCTTGAACAACAATCCCCTGACACCTCCTCCCATTACTATAGGAGGCTATCAGACCACTGTgcatttcatgtgtgtttgtgttcatcatGTGCTCCTGTACAGATGTATATGTAGTCCTCTGAAAGCTTCAAACAACTTAAATATGATGAGTGTAGCTGGCAGTCTTTCTGGGCTTTGACGCAGGTTCTCTTGTTACAGAAAAACATTCCTCTTGCATGCTTTCCTCTGTTTGATTCTTTTTCTCCAGATTCTCTCCTCCCGCAATTCTTATCATGTTTCTCCAAATATTTGTGTTCAGACAGGACTCAGTAGCCAACTCAGGATGGCTTAGGATGACTGGAGCGCCAGATCCTTGTACAGAACTGGATTATCACCTGCTGAAATACTCAAACCCAGGGCCTTTTTTCAGGGTCTTTTCAGTTCTGTGAACTTTATAACATCACAAACCAATTCTCCAGATCAGACAGCTGCTTGTCTCTGTGAAAACAATCATGTTTATCTCAGTCCATAGAGAGTGAAAAATACGAGCTGACAATTCGATGTGTATTTTGGATTTTAAACGTCCTGTGACACCGATATTTATTTTTGGTCACAACTTTTAGGAAACTACCTTGAAAGTCAGTGTACTTTTTATTTCCAGGCCAtctccaggtgtgtgtctgaTAGTCATCCTGCTTTCATATAAAGGGAAGACACTacctgtgtgtgcatcagaTATAAAGCCTGAGGTGAAAACCCAGCTGTGAGTCACCGGCCTGTTTCAGTCAGACACGACTCATGGGGTTgtattttcttcatcttcatgcaATTATCCACTCAGTTGTTCCATACATCCAATtgggaaaaaaatcattccAGTTAACTGAGTCTGATAAATATTGACTTGTAGCATGTTGATGATGAGTCATGCTTAAAATATGGGGAGTCTAAAGTTAACCAATCAGGAGAGGAGTAATACTGTGTCACTATGTGTACTATGTTAAATGCTCAGACTATAGATGGTGTCACTTCCTTTAAATAATACCGCATTGTGATCCCTGTTCAAATAACGTGCTGCTTTAAATTTGATCCCATCAGCGTCTCTCTTATCCCTTCAATTTTTGCATTGGCTGCTGTCCctgtctttgttgtttattcAGGTGTTTAGTACACAGGTTCCGCTTCATCGAGCCTAACTATGGAATGATAAACAATGTTTtgcttgaaacaaacaaaactaagcaTGTTCTCATTTGCAGGGTTGTTTAGTTTCCCAGAAAGAACCCATTACTGGCTACATGTCCATGGCTTGTTGAACAGCCTTTTGAACAAGGGACGCTTTTACAAAGGATTAATGAATGGGCTGCATTTGCTTCAATTATTCAGAAGTCAGTTTAAGCACAGAGTGGCATTAAATTATAAAACTAGGTTCAGCCAGGAGGACGAgagaatatactgtatgtagctCATTATCTGCCTGGCTTACTACAATAAGCAATTGCAACAGAAGCTAAGCATTGGTCATGTGTCATTTCCCCTCCCGTCCAATGCTGCCATTTCCTCTGATTAATGTTATATTAAAGTCGACCCAATTGAAGCTTCATGTTAAGGGGTTGTATGTAGTTTCGGTCTTTCAGTATTTCTCTTTGgtcctctgctctgcacattTCTAAAACAATGTATCCCCCCCAACAGCCAACTCTCATCTTGTTAAATCTACGCTTGTGAGAAAATTGGAGTGATTGTTGCCATGAACTGAATGGAAACAGACAGTGTGTCTGGTGCAGGAGATCGTCCTCCCTTTAAGATCCAGGTGTTTCGCAGAGCTGAAATAGACTCTTAGTTTGTGTAGGTAAAACATCTGTTCTCACCCTCCTGAGGCCTTAAACTCCCTGTGGACTGTAGTCAGTGTTACAGTCATACATCACCTCCTGTAAATCACTTTCACATTGAGGTTTAAAGATGTAGTTGCTCTCCAATTTGCACAGATATCCTTTTGTACAACCAGCGTAACAAAATTAGTCTGCATGACAAGGAGGTCCCATGTCACACATCACTTTGAAGGCTAGTGCCAAAGGCGACGAATCACAGCGGTAGTGTCAGTGAAGACGGATTGTCGGGGAGCAgcacttctttctctttcatgtaAAAGCCCTCCTCAAAGCCCcacgtgtgttttttttgtttttttttaacttaaccAGTTGTGATGATGTATATCGTTTTCATGACCTAGAAGTCTGCTGCCTCAGGGTATATCTGTGTTACAGGCACAATTGATTTGGCTCATTATGGTTTTACTATGTGAGGTTAATGGTTTTCGATTACATCAATTCTCACAGCTTCACCTTTAGACACAgtgtttccttcctgtttctgtttttactcATGTAGAAGGGAGATAAAGACAGAATCATTTTCTTAATATAATATTATCTaatgtatactgtatgttaagGTATGTAAGGTATGCCATAACAGCGTACCATATGGTGCACATCAGTATTTTATGCCTTTTACATCTGTCAGATCTCATCAAAtcaaacctttttttcccctgaggCATTGTCAACAGTCACCACCTCAGACAGGTGTCAGTCTTGTATTCTTGCGCCCTCTACTGGCCACATGCTAAACAGCTCCAAACCTGCAATATTTGTGTTGCAGGGTGACATGGGAGGCGAGAGGGTTCTGCAGAAGAAATGGACGACCTTCCTGAAGgctcagctcctctgctctctgcctgatgATGGCTTCCCCTTCAACATAATCCAAGACATGTTTGTGCTGACGCCCAGCCCCGAGGACTGGAAGAACACAGTGTTTTATGGAGTATTCACGTCTCAGTGGTGAGGAGCAACTTTCACCACTTTGGTCAACACATCACCAAACTAATGTAGTGATGCCTTCAGAGAGTAAAAATGTCTCTTTGTTTGACGTACGCTTGAAAAATGTTCTGATTGAAATCAAAGTGCAAGTGGGGCCATAGCTAccttattatttttttggacttttgatGGGCTTACAGTGTACAATTACACACACTATCCACATGTTGGGCTTTTTAGGGCTGGTTCTGATGTTTGGTAGACTGATTATCTTCAAAATTTACTGTTTATaggcagaaaatgaaattaattactCTTCAACACAATTACATAACTGGCAGTGTTGGTGAAAGCTTTGAAACAACATTTAGACcagataaaataaatagatataTTGAAACTTTTGTTTTCAATACTCAAGAGTGGTCTTTTGGACtcatttgaaattaaattgTATACATTTATTCAGACAGGGGCCATATACAAAAGCAATCAAAAAGAGAGCAGATGCTTTTTAGCAGATTTAGCTTCTAGTGATTTTCCATCTGCATTCCCTGGTTAGTTAAACCTGACcacagtatttctaaaatcatCTCTCAATACAGAGATGTTTAGGCTTTCGGTGTTAAACTCCTCTGTACGCTCACAGATTCTATAAGGCTGTactgaatgaaacaaatgaTCTGTCAGTATTATTAAAATgcttatttctttcatttaaggTATAAAGGTGCTTCAGGAAGCTCTGCAGTGTGTTCCTTCACTATGGACCAGGTGGAAAAGGCGTTCAACGGGCGATACCGTGAGGTCAATCGAGAGACTCAACAGTGGTACACATACAACCATCCGGTCCCAGAGCCCCGGCCTGGAATGGTAAGTACCTGcttgctgtcctctgctggagAACCTGTAAAAACTCAGCAGTAGCATTGTGTCAACTGCATGAACAAGTTTCATACATTCCTGTCTGCTCATCAGTCAATCTTGACGATCAGGGCTCAAACAGATATCTGCCGAGCTGGCGTCATTCCCAGCCTCTCTTACTAAACATGCTTCTTATCAAATTTGttgtgctttcatttcctgGCAGGCTTATCACAGGCAAATCACTGAAAAATCTAagcaaaagaaacacagagatgcTGCACAGCTACATTTGGTGTGAGTGAATGTCTGTAAATGACTCGATGTGTTGCCTCTGCAGTGTATCACAAATGCTGCCAGGGAACAGGGcatctcctcctcactgcaCATGCCAGACAAGGTGCTGAATTTTGTCAAAGACCACTTCCTGATGGACAGCGTGATCCGCAGCCAGCCTCTCCTGCTAAAACGTAATGTTCGCTACACGCAGATCGCTGTCCATCGAGTTCTGACAGCGAAAAAGGCGTATAATGTACTCTTCATTGGCACAGGTAAAGAAATCACACTAGCTCACTCATCAACCCCTTTGTAGCATCCTGTGTCACAAGTAACAAAGAGTTTTTTCTCTTCTAGATGATGGGAGACTTCATAAAGCCATTAATGTCAACAACAAGATGCACATCATTGAGGAGATGGTGCTCTTCCGTGATTCCCAACCAGTGCAACACATTGAGCTGGACACTGAGAAGGTATAGTGTAATGGTGCAAGGGAAAACCAGCCAAGCTTGTTTTACAGAGCTTTCTCAGGGTGTGAACTAATAACAAGCTTAGTAAGTGCATTTATTGGCAGTTTAGAGATTCCATGAGCCATGAAGAGTCACAGCCTAAAGCATACCTCGTTCAATGAGCTAATTACATACAACTCTCTCTCAGGGGGTCTGTAAACAGCCAGGGTTTTAACAGCTGGAATTGTGACACCTCCTGAATCCTGGGTTGTCTTTGATACGTGCATTTATACATACATGGCACTGGTGCTTAGAAAAGCTAAGTGTGCTGTATTTAGTTCAGGGTCAGAGAAGGAAGATTCTGGATGAAATTAGTAACCCAGTATTTGTATTTGGGGCACTTCCTTCCTGTCCCCCACTCTGTCGTCTCTCCTCCACAGGGTCAGCTTTatgtttcctctttctctgagcTGGTGGAGGTCCCAGTAGCTAACTGCACTAATTACCAGAGCTGCGGGGAGTGCATCCTCTCCAGAGATCCTTACTGTGCCTGGGACGGGAGGCAGTGTGTGGATATCAGACAGGCTTCGCCAAGCAAGTATGCATCCCTCCACacaatcatctgcaaacagtTTCTATAATATGAAGAGCGTGCATTTGAAAATCTGATTCAATCTATGTGTTTCAGTGCCTGGCAGCAGGATGTAGATGAAGCAGACACATCAGCTATTTGCAACAAGACAGTGCCAAGCCCACGGTTTGCTAAACCTCCACCTACACGTAAgttaactcctcttctctggaCTGTCATAGATTTACAGCACAGCACTCTGCGCTGGATTTTTCCATGCTTTGCCTTTCTATTTGAGCCTTGATTACAAATACGTTCATTGTATCAAACCATTATTATTCTGAATTCTGCACTGGATAAGGTGTTGAAGATTATTTCATGCTATATCTGACTCGATCTGTGTCGCTGCTCTGCCTTTCCACAGGAATGTCTTCTTGCCAGGTGATCATTATCCCAGCCAACACATTCAAAGTACTGCCTTGCAAGCTGCGCTCGAATTTGGCTGAAAGGAGTTGGGAGTTCAGTAAAAGCGCAGGTCACTTCCATTACCCCAGCCCAGAGGGGGGGTTGGTAGTGGTAGCTCAAGCTGACAGGCAGGAAACTTACGAGTGCTGGTCAGTGGAGGAAGGCTTCAGACAGCTACTGGCAAACTACTGTGTGAGGGGTGAAGCCAAGCAGGAGAGCACCACCCTGATCGGCCGTTCACGTACGCCACAGATCCCCCAGGAGGAGTTTATCATCCTGCCAGGAGAAGCCCGCTCACCGCAAATCAACACTAAGACCTACTGGAACGAGCTGATAGTGGTGTGTGCACTCCTGGCGTTTTCCCTTGTGGTCTTCTCTCTATTTGTGGTCTACAGGAACCGCGACCACATGAAGTCCATGCTCAAGGAGGGAGAGTGCCCCAACATGTCTCAGAAGAAGCCCAGAATAGTGGGGAAACCAGCTGAGAACTTGCCGCTAAACGGCAACACAGTCACAGCGTCGGCGTCAGATCACAAGGGCTACCAGACCCTTAACGACAACTACATCTGCAGCACTCCACCACGCGAGTGCTCATCGCCCGACAACAGCAAGAGCTTCTCAGAGTCGGAGAAGAGGCCACTGAACTTGAGAGAGAGCCACGTAGAGATTTCACCCACATGCCCACGGCCACGAGTCAGACTGGGCTCTGAGATTAAAGACTCTATAGTGTGAGGCTGGCTTCATGTTGTGTGGAGTGactcattttaaactgaaagGAACGAGTGCACTCGCTGAGAAAGACGAAAACTCTATAAGAAGGAAAACTGAGAATCATCAGACTCTTCGTGGAGAGACATTTCATTACACAGATttgcactttgtcttttgttgttctGTCCCTGTGGTCCATGTGCATTTCACGTCACTTCCCCCATATTCAAGTGCATTTGAAGCACACTGAAGAAGTTCCAGTTTGCCTTCAGACTTTTGACGCTTTCACATACGGCTGACAGGAATGTAACAGGCATAGAGGTAGTATCACAGCTATGATTCAGTGATTGAATTTCATAGCATTGCCACTCAGCCCGTCCATAAAATCTAATGGTAGTGCTTTGAAAGACAGCGTGCTATTCCAACATGTTCCCACCAACATCTGACACAGtgtttgccattttattttcattctgttaTCTGGTTAAGAGCCTTCCATTCTCTGAGGCTATGCACTATGTACTGTTCTGTAGCAAAGTAAACACTCACACCAGAATATACACTAAGAATCCAGTGGcaggcaagaaagaaaaaaaaatcctgtcatATACTTTTTAGATAGCTAGCGTGCATTCACAGAGGTATACTCATTGTTAAGGTTTAAACAGCAATTCAGAGAAGGGTTATGGTACAAGattgaaaagtgaaagaaacaaGGAGTCACCTCAGTGAACATGTTGTAGAAACTCTTACCACCTCAGTCACTatacaccaaaaaaaaaaaaaaagattatatAAGCACGAATGAAGAAACATTATGCTTTTTTTAAGTATTGGTATTATTAGTCGTTACAAATATTCCTCTGTGGAAGCCTGACTTTTGACAGGTTTTCTGTCACCAAATGTGATAAAGGGAAAAATCTCATTCCAGGTATTATCATGCTGTTCTTCATGAGATAGGCAGCCTATGCAAAGCAAATAATGTGAAGTGGGGTGAACACCAAGACAACCTCACCCTGAGACGGAGTAAGCACAAAGGTGTTGGCGCTGTTAATTACTTTAGGATCAGTGGCACTGCAAACACACCCacgtacacacgcacactcgCTCTCATTACACTAACTCCAAGTATGCAAGAGATTTTAGCCATTTTGGTGTATTTTTGGGGAGGAGGATTGGCCAAATGTTTCTTCTACAGAGTGGCATTTTTCATAATCATTCTGTAATGTTTTAGATATGCATCACTAAGGTCAAAGggaaataataatcataaataT
This sequence is a window from Chaetodon trifascialis isolate fChaTrf1 chromosome 10, fChaTrf1.hap1, whole genome shotgun sequence. Protein-coding genes within it:
- the sema4ba gene encoding sema domain, immunoglobulin domain (Ig), transmembrane domain (TM) and short cytoplasmic domain, (semaphorin) 4Ba, coding for MWTMSMAWLCLPAYTVLLVGCFHTAVTENDVTPRLTFSYNAKERTTRNFSVSGVFNFTSLHLSKEDNMLYVGAREILFALNLTDISAVKLQRNLTWKTPERKRDECNFKGKDLQTDCFNYIKILLRMNSTHLYVCGTYAFSPTCAYIKTADFSLAKSDTGEIVTEDGRSRCPFNPEYRSTAIIADGELYAGTVSNFQGNEPIIFKSLSQGTALKTENSLNWLQDPAFVGSAYIQESLPKGNLVGDDDKIYFFFSEAGKEFDFFDNTIVSRIARVCKGDMGGERVLQKKWTTFLKAQLLCSLPDDGFPFNIIQDMFVLTPSPEDWKNTVFYGVFTSQWYKGASGSSAVCSFTMDQVEKAFNGRYREVNRETQQWYTYNHPVPEPRPGMCITNAAREQGISSSLHMPDKVLNFVKDHFLMDSVIRSQPLLLKRNVRYTQIAVHRVLTAKKAYNVLFIGTDDGRLHKAINVNNKMHIIEEMVLFRDSQPVQHIELDTEKGQLYVSSFSELVEVPVANCTNYQSCGECILSRDPYCAWDGRQCVDIRQASPSNAWQQDVDEADTSAICNKTVPSPRFAKPPPTRMSSCQVIIIPANTFKVLPCKLRSNLAERSWEFSKSAGHFHYPSPEGGLVVVAQADRQETYECWSVEEGFRQLLANYCVRGEAKQESTTLIGRSRTPQIPQEEFIILPGEARSPQINTKTYWNELIVVCALLAFSLVVFSLFVVYRNRDHMKSMLKEGECPNMSQKKPRIVGKPAENLPLNGNTVTASASDHKGYQTLNDNYICSTPPRECSSPDNSKSFSESEKRPLNLRESHVEISPTCPRPRVRLGSEIKDSIV